From Elusimicrobiota bacterium, a single genomic window includes:
- the rpiB gene encoding ribose 5-phosphate isomerase B: protein MNIALGCDHAGYPLKKLLHAWLEKKGHQVLNLGVDTDAVPADYPDYARAVSEAVAAGKAERGVIVCGSGVGATIAANKVPGVRSCMCHDTFSARQGVEDDDMNVLCLGGRIIGQELAYEVLGAFLNARFSGLDRHQRRKDKVTAIERTYSKMGADK, encoded by the coding sequence ATGAACATCGCCCTCGGCTGCGACCACGCCGGCTACCCTCTCAAGAAGCTCCTCCACGCCTGGCTCGAGAAGAAGGGCCACCAGGTCCTGAACCTCGGCGTCGACACCGACGCCGTCCCGGCCGACTACCCCGACTACGCGCGCGCCGTCTCCGAGGCCGTCGCGGCGGGCAAGGCCGAGCGCGGCGTCATCGTGTGCGGCTCCGGAGTCGGCGCCACGATCGCGGCGAACAAGGTTCCCGGGGTGCGCAGCTGCATGTGCCACGACACCTTCTCCGCGCGGCAGGGCGTCGAGGACGACGACATGAACGTGCTCTGCCTCGGGGGGCGCATCATCGGCCAGGAGCTCGCCTACGAGGTGCTGGGCGCCTTCCTGAACGCGAGGTTCTCCGGGCTCGACCGCCATCAGCGCCGCAAGGACAAAGTCACCGCCATCGAGCGGACATATTCAAAAATGGGAGCCGACAAATGA